The following nucleotide sequence is from bacterium.
GTTCCGCCGCTCGCGGCAACCTTTGAGAACCGTCCCGGCCGCGGTTTGAGGTATCATGTGCCCATGCCCCACCGCATCCTCGTCACCGGCGGCACCGGCTACATCGGATCGCACACCGTTGTCGAGCTGCAGCAGGCGGGCTTCGACGTCCTGGTCGTCGACGATCTCTCGAACTCGCACATCGGCGTCCTCGACGGCATCGGGCAGATCTCCGGCACGCGACCGCCCTTCGAGCAGTTCAATCTCCAGGACCGGGACCGGACGCGGCGGCTCTTCGAGACCCACGGCCCCATCGCCGCCGCCATCCACTTCGCGGCTTCGAAATCGGTCGTGGAGTCCGTCCGCAACCCGCTGCTCTATTACCGGAACAACCTGGTCTCCCTCCTCAACCTCCTCGAGGCGATGCAGGAGCACGGCTGCGGACACATCGTCTTCTCGTCGTCGTGCACCGTCTACGGGCAGCCGGAGCAACTGCCCGTCACCGAGGCCTCGCCGCTGCAGCCGGCGGCCTCGCCGTACGGCAACACCAAGCGGATCTGCGAGGACATCCTGCGCGACGCTGTCGCCGCGGACCCCGCGCTGCGGTGCACGGCCCTGCGCTACTTCAACCCCATCGGCGCGCACCCGAGCGCACTGATCGGCGAACTCCCCCAGGGCGTGCCCGACAACCTCGTGCCGTACATCACGCAAACGGCCGCCGGCATCAGGAAGGAACTGCAGGTCTTCGGCGACGACTACGACACGCCGGACGGCTCGTGCATCCGCGACTTCATCCACGTCGTCGACCTGGCGCGGGCGCACGTCGCGGCGCTGCGGCGGATGCTCGGGGACGGAGCGCCGCAGCGGTTCGAGTGCTTCAACGTCGGGACCGGCACCGGCTACTCGGTGCTCGCGCTCGTGCGCACGTTCGAGCAGGTCTCCGGCCGCAAGCTCAACTACCGCATCGTGGGCCGCCGGCCCGGCGACATCGTGAAGGTCTGGGCGGACACGGCGCTGGCCAACC
It contains:
- the galE gene encoding UDP-glucose 4-epimerase GalE, with protein sequence MPHRILVTGGTGYIGSHTVVELQQAGFDVLVVDDLSNSHIGVLDGIGQISGTRPPFEQFNLQDRDRTRRLFETHGPIAAAIHFAASKSVVESVRNPLLYYRNNLVSLLNLLEAMQEHGCGHIVFSSSCTVYGQPEQLPVTEASPLQPAASPYGNTKRICEDILRDAVAADPALRCTALRYFNPIGAHPSALIGELPQGVPDNLVPYITQTAAGIRKELQVFGDDYDTPDGSCIRDFIHVVDLARAHVAALRRMLGDGAPQRFECFNVGTGTGYSVLALVRTFEQVSGRKLNYRIVGRRPGDIVKVWADTALANRELGWKAEKSLEEMLDSAWRWEQRYRAGERKG